In the Sphingobacterium sp. PCS056 genome, TCATACTTACTATGTTCCGAACAACATGGGGGTAATTATGTCCGGTGATTTCGATCCAAATGAGGTTGTGAAGAAAATTGATCAAGCATTCAGTTATATGCAACCAAAGGAAATTCCAGTTTATAAATTTGACCCTGAACAGGATATTAAGCAGCCTATAGTTAGAGAAGTTAAAGGCCCCGAGTCTGAATTCTTGTTTTTAGGATTTCGCTTTCCTGGAGCATCTACTAAAGATGCACAAATGTTGAATCTGCTTGGAAATATGTTGACAAATGGTTCCGCAGGCCTAATCGATCTGGATCTGGTGAAATCTCAAAAATTATTGGGTGCAGGTGCATTCCCTTATGTTCTGAAAGATTATTCAATGTTGATTATGCAAGCAAATCCTAGCCAAGGGCAATCCTTAGATGATGTCAAATCTTTGATTTTAGCAGAACTTGAGAAACTTCGCAAAGGAGATTTTTCTGATGATTTGATTACTTCAATTGTAAACAACGAAAAGAAATCGGAGATTTCAAGAAATGAAAGCTATAGTAATCGTGCTGAGGAATTGATGGATGCTTTTACTTCTGGTGCAGATTGGACTACAGAATTGAGTTATTCGGATAACTTAACTAAAATTACCAAAAAAGATATCATGGATTTTGCATCTAAATATCTGAATGATAATAATTATGTGGTAGTCTATAAGCGTAAGGGTGTTGATGATAATGTTGTAAGAGTGGAGAAACCACCGATTACGCCTGTAGTTGTAAACCGTGATGACCAGTCTGCTTTTCTCAAATCTATTGCAAAAATGCCAGAAAGTAAAATTTCACCAGTTTGGTTAGATTATGCCAAAGATATCCAAAAGGGTTCCTTAAAAGGTGTTGATGTGATTGCTGTTCAAAATAAGGATAACGCTTTATTTAGTTTGACCTATCGCTATGATATTGGAAAATGGAATAATAAGTTATTGGCTATTGCGGCAGATTATCTAGAGTTTTTGGGAACTAAAAACAAATCAAGTGAAGATTTTAGTAAAGCATTTTATAAGTTGGCATCTGATTTCTCGGTGACTTCTGGAAATGAAGAAACGCGGATTAATATTTCAGGATTAAATGAAAATTTTGAACAAACAGTCGCATTAATCCAAGATTTACTGAAGAATAGTGTAGGTGATGAGGAAGCCCTAAAAGCTTATATCGGGCGTTTGAAAAAATCAAGGACAAATGCAAAAGAGAATAAGGCTTTAATTATGGAAGGACTAAAATCGTATGCAAAATATGGTTCTAAAAATCCTTTTAATAATGTGCTTACGGATGAGGAGCTAAATTCAATTAAAGCATCCGATTTAGTTGGTATTTTACATGAGCTGGCGAATATGAAACATCAGATTTTGTATTACGGCCCTAAAACAACGAGTGAGCTTGTTGCCGTATTGAAGCCTTTAAATACAAATACCAATTTTACTAAGGTTCAGAAAGCGAATAATTTTGCAGAGTTGCCTACCCCTAAAAATCAAGTGTTATTTGCTAATTTTGACATGAAACAAGCGGAAGTGTTCTGGTTTAGAAATTCAGAATTGTATAATTCGAAATACAGTCCTACTGTAGCTTTATTTAATATGTATTTTGGTGGTGGCATGGGAAGTATCGTCTTTCAGACAATTAGAGAATCTAAAGCACTAGCTTATTCTACTTATGCCAATTTTGCTTCTCCTGCAAAGAAAGAAAATCATTATTCTGTTGGTGCTTACGTGGGTACACAAGCAGATAAATTTAATGAAGCCGTTGTAGGAATGAATGAATTGTTAAATGATTTACCTGATGCTCCGAAAGCCTTGGAAATTGCTAAAGTAAGTTTAGTTAAATCGTTGGCAAGTGATCGCATTACAAATGCAAATATTTTATCAAATTATTTAAATGCTCAACGATTAGGACTTGTCTCAGATATTCGTAAAGATATATATGAGCAAGCGCCTCAATTAACTTTTGCAGATTTAAAAACTTTTCACAATAAAGAAATGAGTCGTAGACCATACGTTTACTGTATTGTCGCAAAAGACGAAAATATGAAAATGGAAGATCTGCAAAAGCTCGGAGAAGTTAAGAAATTAACTTTAGAAGAGTTATTTGGATACTAATTGTGAAGGAATTAGAAAGAGCAGGAAAAATCCTGCTCTTTCTATTTACAATACTTTTATTTTGATATTGCGGAAAGAAACTTCATCTGTATGGTTTTGCAACGCAATTTTTCCTTTTTGAAATGTACCAAAGTCAGGATAGTTTTTCATATTGGTATTGGCGACCATATCTATCCATGCTTGTGTATTGGTGCTGTCTTCGAATGTCAATTTGCCATTTAGCCAAAAACTAACTTTGCCTTTATCTTGGATGATTCGTGATGCATTCCATTCATTGAAAGGGTTAGGTTTCGAATTTGTTCCAATAACCTTTACAGAGTAAAGAGATCCTGCCCAATGTGTAGAATCTACTTGATGACGTGGTTCGGAATTGGCATTATCCAAAAGTTGCATTTCAAGACCTGTCACAAATGTCGCATCATATTTTGGATCTTCTTGCACATCGATAAACACACCGCTATTTCCTCCTTTAGCAACTTTCCATTCAAATTTTAAATCAAAATTTTCATAGGTTTCATTGGTAACTAAGTCTCCAAATATTCCCGTTTTTACTGTGGGATCACATAATATTGCCCCATCTTTTACAATCCATTTGGAAGGTTGGTTTCCCTGATTGTAAATGTGCCAATTATTGATGTCTTTTCCATTAAAGAGTAATTGCCATCCTTCTTTCTCTTCTGTTGAAGTTAAGATGTTATTTTCATGAATTTGCCTGCAAGAAGTTAATAATGCAAGTGATAATATGAGATATGATAACTTTAATTTCATATGCTTTGGTTTTTGAAACAAAATACGAAAATTTGGAATGTAATTCGAGTTAAATGAAATAGCCAATGTGAGTGGCATTGGCTATTTTAATTTCTTCTATTTTTTAAAAGTGGATAAGCTCTTCAATTTGCTCATCTATGGCTCTAATTGTTTCATCATGAATAAAAGTGTATTCCTCATTAATTTCATTTTGGATTTGTGGTAAAAATATTTTCAAAGGTAAGACATGCATCCGTAAGTAATTACAAATCCCTGTGAGGTGATCTATTCCTCTCAAATTGCCGTATCGCCCAGATGAAATGCCTACTAATGCCGCTTTTTTATGATAAAAACTAATTGGAAAACTACATGCATCTATAAAAATCTTAAGTACTCCAGGAATACTTCCATTATACTCTGGCGTGATAAAAATAAATTTATCTGCATCGGAGACAAGTTGTTGTATCTTTTGAAATTCGTCGCTTCTCTGACCATACAAATCAGAAACAATAACATCTGCAGGCAGATCTGTTAAAGGTAATATTTGACAGTTTTCGCCACTTTTTTTTAACTGCTTCTGATAGTATTGTGCAATTTTTAGTGTCTTACTTTTGGGACGATTCGTTCCCGAAATTATTAAAATCATTGTCTAGTTGTAACTTATAAAAACCCGCCGAACAAAGTGGATGTATATCCTGATTTTTTGTATCTTAGCATCTTGAGGATCTATTCCTTTAGATACTTTCAAAAGTAATAAATAAGCACCATTTAAGTGTTTTTTACAAGGAAGAATTTATGAATGAACAGAATAATCCTTTTTTGTGACTTTAGATTCACAAAATAATATTTTATAAAGAAAGAATTTCATTCGAAATGGGTAAAATTATATCAATTGCAAATCAAAAGGGTGGTGTTGGTAAAACGACAACATCAATCAATTTGGCGGCTAGTTTAGCTGTTTTAGAATATAAAACCTTATTGGTTGACGCTGATCCGCAAGCAAACTCTACTTCTGGAATTGGATTTGATCCAAGAACGATTAAGGAAAGTATATATGAATGTTTGGTAAATGATTTGGATCCTCGCGATGCAATTCAAGCTACAGAGACCCCTAACCTAGATTTATTACCCGCTCATATTGATTTGGTTGGTGCTGAAATTGAAATGATCAATATGCACGAACGTGAATATAAGATGAAAAAAATCTTAGATCAGGTTAAAGATGATTATGATTTTATCATTATTGATTGTTCTCCTTCTCTCGGTTTGATTACCATTAACGCATTATCCGCATCTAATTCGGTTGTGATACCAGTACAGTGTGAGTATTTTGCACTTGAGGGATTAGGCAAATTATTGAATACGATTAAAATCGTTCAGACACGTTTAAATACCAGTTTGGAAATTGAAGGTATTTTGCTGACGATGTACGATGTACGTCTTCGTTTATCCAACCAAGTGGTAGAAGAGGTCAAAACACACTTTACGGATTTAGTATTTGATACAATCATTCAGCGTAATACGCGATTGAGTGAAGCCCCAAGTTTTGGTATTTCTGTTATAATGCACGATGCATCGTGCAAAGGAGCTATCAACTATTTAAATTTGGCTAGAGAAATTTTACATAAGAACGGACATCTAAAAGAATTAGATTCAACAGTTACACTATAATATGGCAGCACAACAGCGAAAAACAGGTCTAGGAAGAGGATTAGGTGCCTTATTAAATGATAGTACCGATCTGCCTGAACGGAATTCAGATGCGGAAATATCTCGAATAGAGGCTCCAAAAAAATCAAAAGAATCTGGGAATATTAGTACGGTAAATGTGGATACTATTGAAATGAACCCATTTCAGCCCCGTACTGATTTTGACCCCCAAGCATTGCAAGAACTTTCTGAATCGATCCTACTGCAAGGTTTGATTCAACCCATTACTGTTCGGAAAATCGGTGAAAATAGTTATCAGTTAATTTCGGGAGAGCGTCGTTACAGGGCTTCAAAATTGGCAGGTATCACTGAAATTCCTGCTTATATCCGGACAGCTAATGACCAACAAATGTTGGAAATGGCTTTGATCGAAAATATTCAACGTGAAAATCTGAACGCTATCGAGGTGGCTTTGAGTTTTCAACGTATGATCGAAGAGTGTAATTTGAAACAAGAGGAATTGGGGGAACGGGTAAGTAAAAACCGCTCTACTGTAACTAACTATCTGCGCCTATTAAAATTACCGCCAGTCATTCAAGCGGCTATCCGCGACGGAGAATTGACAATGGGACACGCTCGTGCACTTATTAATGTTGCAGAGGTTGATAAACAATTGTATATTTTCAAATTAATTGTTGATTTAGGGCTGTCTGTACGTAAGGCAGAAGAACTTGTTCGCGAGATTCAAAACGGAAATAAAAAGAAAACACAAAAGGATAAAAATGCACCTAAATCTTTTCAATTTCAAAAAATTGAAGATGATTTGGCATCTAAGTTTTCATCTCGGGTCAAGTTAAATCTGAAGAGTGCAAAAGGAAAGGGAGCAATTGAAATTCCTTTTGAATCCGAAGATGATCTGAGTCGTATTTTGGAATTATTAGACTGGTAAGATGTATAGAGCGATCAGTTTATTGTTTTCAATTTTTATATTTTTTGTGGCACAAGCACAGAAAGTTGATTCTAAAGGAAAAGTGGCTTTAAAAACTATTGCTGTATCAGATTCAACTAAAAAGGTTTCAGCCGTACAGGATACAATAAAAAAAGAAAGCCGTAGAGAAAGAAAGCGGAGAGAAAGAGCCGAAGAAGAAGCAAAAACTCCAAAAATTTTTAAGGATTCTACACGTCTTGCTATTGAAGCAAAAACTGCGACAGCTTGGAAACGATCTTTGATCCTTCCTGGATGGGGACAGTATACAAACAAAGGTCTGTGGTGGATTAAAATACCAATCATCTACGGAGGATTTGTATCTACAGCGCTTGTATTTGATTTTAATAATCGTTACTATAAAGAACTTATTGCAGAACTAGATTACCGTTATAAAAATAATAATGCGGTAAATAATCCCGCATATGCAGGAGCTCAAACCCAAGGTCTTATCAGTGCAAAGGATTATGCTCGCCGTAATCGTGACCTCATGGTGCTTTTGACCGTGGGTTTATACGGATTAAATGTTGCTGAAGCTTATGTAGATTCCATGATTAAAAATCGTTGGAGCATTAACTCTGAAAAGTTAACATTTACAATTAGGCCTACAGTTTTACAGGGACCCTCGACAAATTTTGCTTATAATGCTGTTCCAAATATTGGATTGAAATTATCCATGAAAATAAAATAAAAATATATAACTTAAATTTGTATTCAAGCATGACTGCAACATACTAATTTGGTCTTCTTTATTAAATATGATCTGAAAAAGATATGAAAATTGTATTATTCGGCTACGGCAAAATGGGCCAAATTATTGAGAAATTTGCTCAGAAGAGAGGGCATGAGATTCATTTGATTGTCAATAGTGAAAATCGTAACCTAATTACGGTGGCTAATTTAGTAGGCGCGGACGTTGCGATTGACTTTGGTGTACCTCAGGCTGCATTATCGAATATGGAGTTGTGTTTAGAAGCTAATCTTCCTATCGTGATGGGAACAACTGGCTGGTATGAACATCTTGATGCGATTAAAGAGAGATGTCTATCTGTTGATGGTTCGATTTTATATGGATCTAATTTTTCGATTGGTGTAAATATTTTTTTTCACATCAATAAAATGTTAGCCAAAGCAATTCAGCCTTATAAAGCATACGATGTGCAAGTAGAAGAAATTCATCATATCCATAAATTAGATGCTCCAAGCGGAACTGCTATTACAATAGCTGAAGGAATTTTGAATAATAGTGATGTTAAAACAGCTTGGGTCAATTCTTTAGTAGGCGATGGCGAAGAGGAGATCATCCCTAAAGCAAACGAATTATTGATAGAAAGTCACCGGATTGAAGAGGTACCAGGAACACATACGGTTGTGTATAGTTCGGAAGTTGATCAGATCGAATTTAAACATATGGCACATAATCGCGATGGTTTTGCTTTAGGTTCTGTGATTGCCGCTGAATGGTTATTTGGAAAACAAGGATTCTATCAAGTAACAGAAATGTTTGATTTTAATAGGTAATGCAATTCGCTTTTTAACGTTAAAATTACGTGGTTCTGTAACGAACCTAATAGGTATGATACTAATTGAAATATTACGTTATTAAAAAATAAAACTTAGAGAAACTTATGTGGTATATTATTTTTGCCGTCTTAACAGTTGTAGCCCATTATGGGCTTTGGAAATTATTTGTTAAAGCAGGCAGACAGGGGTGGGAAGCACTAGTTCCATTTTATCGTGAGTATGTAATGGCTCAATTGACTGGTCGTGCAAAATGGATAGTAATCTTATTACTAGTACCGATTGTAAATATCTTTATATTTTATGGTCTATACCTAGATTTGATAAAGGCATTTGGGAAAAGACGATTTTGGGAAAATGCTGCGGCTGTTTTAGTTCCATTTATCGTATTGCCCATATGGGCTAATGATCCTTTAGTCAAGTACTTAGGAAATCCTAATTCTGAAGAGTTTAAAAAGAAATATTTTTATAAAAAATCAATGGCTCGAGAATGGGCTGATGCAATTGTTTTTGCAACTGTAGCCGCTTCTTTGATTCGTGGTTTCTTGATTGAAGCTTATATGATTCCAACAGGTTCAATGGAACGTACGTTGCTAGTTGGTGACTTTTTGTTTGTCAGTAAGCTAAACTATGGGCCACGTGTCCCGATGACGCCATTGGCATTTCCTTTTGCGCACCATACGATGCCATTGACAGGTGGAAAAGCTTATTCTGAATTAATCGAACTACCTTATAAACGTTTGCCTGGATTTCAGGACATCAAAAGAAATGATGTTGTTGTATTTAATTATCCTATGGAAGCAGATGCTCCTTATAACAGACCTGTTGATAAACGTGAGAATTATATCAAGCGTTGTGTAGGTATGCCAGGTGATGAAGTTTCCATGTCAAATGCGGTATTATATGTGAATGGTAAACCTGGCTTTAATCCTCCAGAGGGACAATTGGACTATATCGTGGTAACAGATCAAACGGGATTAGATATGCGCGTCATGAGAGATAAACGATTAGAAACAGTAGACACCGGTCAACCTAATATTTATCAGGTTTTTATGACAGCAGATGAAGCTGCAATGGTTAAAGGCTGGATGAATGTCAAAGAAGTGGTACCAAATATTCGTAAAGCTGGTGAGAATGAAGATGGAACATTTCCACATGTATCTGCTCTGAACTGGAACTTTGATAACTTTGGCCCAATTAAAATTCCTAGCAAAGGCTGGACAGTACAATTAGATAGTGCAACCATGCCACTTTATGAGCGTGCAATTACTGTATATGAAGGAAATAAGTTAGAGAATAAGACCGATGGGATTTATATCAATGGGGTTAAAGCTAATTCATATACCTTTAAAATGAATTATTATTGGATGATGGGTGACAATAGACACAATTCATTAGATTCACGTGGATGGGGTTTTGTTCCAGAGGATCATATAGTCGGTAAAGCATTATTTACTTGGTTGAGTCTTGATGAATTAGGTTCTGGATTATCTAAAATAAGATGGAATAGGATATTCAAAGGAATAGAATAACATAGCATCATAAAAAAGAAAGGGCTTTACACTGTGTAAAGCCCTTTCTTTTTTATTTCAATGCATTTAGGTATCTTTTTATAGTTTCCTCCAATCCAAGGTAAAGTGCGTCTGCGACAAGTGCATGCCCAATGCTAACTTCTAGTAATCCTGGAATATGCTGATTAAAATAGGTTAAATTGTTTAAATCAAGATCGTGTCCGGCGTTAATTCCTAATCCTACTTCTCTAGCTTTTAAAGCTGCATGAAAATAAGGTCTAATGGCTTCATCTCTTTCTTCTAAAAAT is a window encoding:
- a CDS encoding M16 family metallopeptidase, whose product is MNLKFISVIAFVFLSSVTTFAQLKKYDWKEAREEGYTYRYVTNDPTNSRFYTLKNGLTVILSPSKKVPRIQAYIATKAGSKTDPADHTGLAHYLEHMLFKGTDKFGSKDWAKEKPLLDQIDGLYEQYNSTKDESKRKEIYKQIDQVSGEAAKYAIANEYDKLMSEMGAEGTNAFTSFEQTVYTEDIPNNVIDKFLAVQAERFRNPILRLFHTELEAVYEEKNRGLDNDGRKSVEAMFEAMFPNNNYGKQTTIGTVEHLKNPSLKAIREYFHTYYVPNNMGVIMSGDFDPNEVVKKIDQAFSYMQPKEIPVYKFDPEQDIKQPIVREVKGPESEFLFLGFRFPGASTKDAQMLNLLGNMLTNGSAGLIDLDLVKSQKLLGAGAFPYVLKDYSMLIMQANPSQGQSLDDVKSLILAELEKLRKGDFSDDLITSIVNNEKKSEISRNESYSNRAEELMDAFTSGADWTTELSYSDNLTKITKKDIMDFASKYLNDNNYVVVYKRKGVDDNVVRVEKPPITPVVVNRDDQSAFLKSIAKMPESKISPVWLDYAKDIQKGSLKGVDVIAVQNKDNALFSLTYRYDIGKWNNKLLAIAADYLEFLGTKNKSSEDFSKAFYKLASDFSVTSGNEETRINISGLNENFEQTVALIQDLLKNSVGDEEALKAYIGRLKKSRTNAKENKALIMEGLKSYAKYGSKNPFNNVLTDEELNSIKASDLVGILHELANMKHQILYYGPKTTSELVAVLKPLNTNTNFTKVQKANNFAELPTPKNQVLFANFDMKQAEVFWFRNSELYNSKYSPTVALFNMYFGGGMGSIVFQTIRESKALAYSTYANFASPAKKENHYSVGAYVGTQADKFNEAVVGMNELLNDLPDAPKALEIAKVSLVKSLASDRITNANILSNYLNAQRLGLVSDIRKDIYEQAPQLTFADLKTFHNKEMSRRPYVYCIVAKDENMKMEDLQKLGEVKKLTLEELFGY
- a CDS encoding DUF1080 domain-containing protein; protein product: MKLKLSYLILSLALLTSCRQIHENNILTSTEEKEGWQLLFNGKDINNWHIYNQGNQPSKWIVKDGAILCDPTVKTGIFGDLVTNETYENFDLKFEWKVAKGGNSGVFIDVQEDPKYDATFVTGLEMQLLDNANSEPRHQVDSTHWAGSLYSVKVIGTNSKPNPFNEWNASRIIQDKGKVSFWLNGKLTFEDSTNTQAWIDMVANTNMKNYPDFGTFQKGKIALQNHTDEVSFRNIKIKVL
- a CDS encoding NADPH-dependent FMN reductase; the encoded protein is MILIISGTNRPKSKTLKIAQYYQKQLKKSGENCQILPLTDLPADVIVSDLYGQRSDEFQKIQQLVSDADKFIFITPEYNGSIPGVLKIFIDACSFPISFYHKKAALVGISSGRYGNLRGIDHLTGICNYLRMHVLPLKIFLPQIQNEINEEYTFIHDETIRAIDEQIEELIHF
- a CDS encoding ParA family protein; translation: MGKIISIANQKGGVGKTTTSINLAASLAVLEYKTLLVDADPQANSTSGIGFDPRTIKESIYECLVNDLDPRDAIQATETPNLDLLPAHIDLVGAEIEMINMHEREYKMKKILDQVKDDYDFIIIDCSPSLGLITINALSASNSVVIPVQCEYFALEGLGKLLNTIKIVQTRLNTSLEIEGILLTMYDVRLRLSNQVVEEVKTHFTDLVFDTIIQRNTRLSEAPSFGISVIMHDASCKGAINYLNLAREILHKNGHLKELDSTVTL
- a CDS encoding ParB/RepB/Spo0J family partition protein, with protein sequence MAAQQRKTGLGRGLGALLNDSTDLPERNSDAEISRIEAPKKSKESGNISTVNVDTIEMNPFQPRTDFDPQALQELSESILLQGLIQPITVRKIGENSYQLISGERRYRASKLAGITEIPAYIRTANDQQMLEMALIENIQRENLNAIEVALSFQRMIEECNLKQEELGERVSKNRSTVTNYLRLLKLPPVIQAAIRDGELTMGHARALINVAEVDKQLYIFKLIVDLGLSVRKAEELVREIQNGNKKKTQKDKNAPKSFQFQKIEDDLASKFSSRVKLNLKSAKGKGAIEIPFESEDDLSRILELLDW
- a CDS encoding DUF5683 domain-containing protein translates to MYRAISLLFSIFIFFVAQAQKVDSKGKVALKTIAVSDSTKKVSAVQDTIKKESRRERKRRERAEEEAKTPKIFKDSTRLAIEAKTATAWKRSLILPGWGQYTNKGLWWIKIPIIYGGFVSTALVFDFNNRYYKELIAELDYRYKNNNAVNNPAYAGAQTQGLISAKDYARRNRDLMVLLTVGLYGLNVAEAYVDSMIKNRWSINSEKLTFTIRPTVLQGPSTNFAYNAVPNIGLKLSMKIK
- the dapB gene encoding 4-hydroxy-tetrahydrodipicolinate reductase, producing MKIVLFGYGKMGQIIEKFAQKRGHEIHLIVNSENRNLITVANLVGADVAIDFGVPQAALSNMELCLEANLPIVMGTTGWYEHLDAIKERCLSVDGSILYGSNFSIGVNIFFHINKMLAKAIQPYKAYDVQVEEIHHIHKLDAPSGTAITIAEGILNNSDVKTAWVNSLVGDGEEEIIPKANELLIESHRIEEVPGTHTVVYSSEVDQIEFKHMAHNRDGFALGSVIAAEWLFGKQGFYQVTEMFDFNR
- the lepB gene encoding signal peptidase I → MWYIIFAVLTVVAHYGLWKLFVKAGRQGWEALVPFYREYVMAQLTGRAKWIVILLLVPIVNIFIFYGLYLDLIKAFGKRRFWENAAAVLVPFIVLPIWANDPLVKYLGNPNSEEFKKKYFYKKSMAREWADAIVFATVAASLIRGFLIEAYMIPTGSMERTLLVGDFLFVSKLNYGPRVPMTPLAFPFAHHTMPLTGGKAYSELIELPYKRLPGFQDIKRNDVVVFNYPMEADAPYNRPVDKRENYIKRCVGMPGDEVSMSNAVLYVNGKPGFNPPEGQLDYIVVTDQTGLDMRVMRDKRLETVDTGQPNIYQVFMTADEAAMVKGWMNVKEVVPNIRKAGENEDGTFPHVSALNWNFDNFGPIKIPSKGWTVQLDSATMPLYERAITVYEGNKLENKTDGIYINGVKANSYTFKMNYYWMMGDNRHNSLDSRGWGFVPEDHIVGKALFTWLSLDELGSGLSKIRWNRIFKGIE